In Phormidium yuhuli AB48, one genomic interval encodes:
- the ffh gene encoding signal recognition particle protein — protein sequence MFDAFAERLEEAWKKLRGQDKISEANIQDALKEVRRALLTADVNLQVVKQFIADVEEKAMGAEVIAGVRPDQQFIKIVNDELVAIMGESNVPLAHADQPPTVVLMAGLQGTGKTTASAKLALHLRKLNRSSLLVATDIYRPAAIDQLKTLGEQIDVPVFEMGTDADPVEIARQGVERAKAEGIDTVIVDTAGRLQIDTDMMAELARIKETIQPHDTLLVVDAMTGQEAATLTRTFDEEIGISGAILTKLDGDSRGGAALSVRRISGAPIKFVGMGEKVEALQPFYPDRMASRILGMGDVLSLVEKAAEQVDLADAEKMQEKILSAQFDFNDFLKQTRLMKSMGSLGGIMKLIPGMGKQISDEDLQKGETQLKRSEAMIGSMTVEERTNPDVLSSSPSRRRRVAKGSGFEESDVTKLVSDFKKMRSLMQQMGQGNLPGMGGGGMPGMNPFEGMFGGGGGPRPGFRGPGGGKSKKKKQKKKKGFGDL from the coding sequence ATGTTTGACGCATTTGCTGAACGCTTAGAAGAAGCCTGGAAAAAGCTCCGAGGACAAGACAAGATCTCGGAGGCTAATATTCAAGATGCCCTAAAAGAGGTTCGTCGCGCTCTCCTGACGGCCGATGTGAACCTGCAAGTGGTCAAACAGTTCATCGCGGATGTCGAAGAGAAGGCGATGGGGGCGGAGGTGATTGCTGGGGTTCGCCCGGATCAACAATTCATCAAAATTGTCAATGATGAGTTAGTGGCCATTATGGGGGAGAGCAATGTCCCTCTGGCTCATGCAGATCAGCCCCCGACGGTGGTTCTGATGGCGGGTTTGCAGGGAACGGGTAAAACGACGGCTTCGGCTAAGTTAGCCCTGCATCTACGTAAACTCAATCGCTCTAGCCTATTGGTGGCAACGGATATCTATCGGCCGGCGGCGATCGATCAGCTCAAAACCCTGGGTGAACAAATCGATGTCCCGGTGTTTGAGATGGGGACTGATGCTGATCCGGTGGAGATTGCCCGTCAAGGGGTTGAGAGGGCCAAAGCAGAGGGGATTGACACGGTGATTGTCGATACCGCCGGCCGTCTGCAAATCGATACTGACATGATGGCCGAGTTGGCCCGCATTAAGGAGACGATTCAACCTCACGATACCCTGTTGGTGGTGGATGCCATGACGGGGCAGGAAGCGGCAACTCTAACCCGTACCTTTGATGAAGAAATTGGCATCAGCGGCGCGATTCTCACTAAGTTAGATGGGGACAGTCGGGGCGGGGCGGCCCTCTCGGTACGGCGTATCTCTGGGGCCCCGATTAAGTTTGTGGGGATGGGGGAAAAGGTGGAGGCCCTACAGCCGTTTTACCCCGATCGCATGGCCTCCCGTATTTTGGGCATGGGCGATGTGCTGTCCTTGGTGGAGAAGGCTGCTGAACAGGTGGATTTGGCAGATGCTGAGAAGATGCAGGAGAAAATCCTCTCGGCTCAGTTTGACTTTAATGATTTTCTCAAACAAACCCGCTTGATGAAGAGTATGGGGTCTTTGGGGGGAATTATGAAGTTAATCCCGGGGATGGGGAAACAAATTTCTGATGAGGATTTACAGAAGGGGGAAACTCAACTGAAACGCTCTGAGGCCATGATTGGCTCGATGACGGTTGAGGAACGCACGAACCCCGATGTGTTGTCGAGTTCTCCAAGTCGCCGCCGTCGGGTAGCGAAGGGGTCTGGGTTTGAGGAGTCGGATGTGACGAAGTTGGTGAGTGATTTCAAGAAGATGCGATCGCTCATGCAGCAAATGGGCCAGGGTAATCTTCCGGGAATGGGAGGTGGCGGGATGCCGGGTATGAACCCCTTTGAGGGGATGTTTGGCGGCGGCGGGGGCCCCCGTCCAGGCTTTCGGGGCCCAGGTGGCGGTAAGTCGAAGAAGAAGAAACAGAAGAAGAAAAAAGGTTTTGGGGATTTGTAG
- a CDS encoding zinc-dependent alcohol dehydrogenase family protein, translating into MKAVVMTGAGAPDVLELRDLPVPRIERPTQVLVRLKAAGVNPIDTKVRQRGTFISNGSPDILGCDGAGIVEAVGSHVSAFGPGDAVYFCFGGLGGSQGNYAEYAVLEQHCLTPKPQSLSFEEAAAAPLVLITAWEALYDRARLCAGQRVLIQAGAGGVGHVAVQLAKGQGAAVVTTVSDTQKADFVKKLGADLAILYPEEDVVEAVLAWTEGDGVDVAFDTVGGETFYQTCEAVKVYGDVVTLLQPSELGNLKGARQRNLRIGLELMLTPMLLNLQEEQAEQAKILRECGRLFDGGSLRVEVNQVFPLAEAAEAHRQLEAGSMVGKLVLGMD; encoded by the coding sequence ATGAAAGCTGTTGTGATGACGGGTGCTGGTGCGCCGGATGTGTTAGAACTGCGGGATTTGCCGGTTCCACGGATTGAACGGCCGACTCAGGTTTTGGTGCGCTTGAAGGCGGCTGGGGTCAATCCGATTGATACGAAGGTGCGACAACGGGGAACGTTTATCTCTAATGGTTCTCCGGATATCTTGGGTTGTGATGGCGCGGGGATTGTTGAGGCCGTTGGCTCTCATGTCTCGGCGTTTGGCCCGGGGGATGCAGTCTATTTTTGTTTCGGGGGCTTGGGGGGATCTCAGGGGAATTATGCGGAATATGCAGTCCTCGAACAGCATTGTCTGACCCCTAAGCCGCAATCTCTCAGTTTTGAAGAAGCGGCAGCGGCTCCTCTGGTGCTGATTACGGCTTGGGAGGCTCTCTATGACCGCGCTCGTCTCTGTGCTGGACAACGGGTCCTGATTCAAGCGGGGGCCGGCGGTGTGGGCCATGTGGCAGTTCAGTTGGCCAAGGGTCAGGGCGCTGCGGTGGTCACAACGGTTTCTGATACACAGAAGGCGGATTTTGTCAAGAAGTTGGGGGCGGATTTAGCGATTCTCTATCCTGAGGAAGATGTTGTCGAGGCGGTGTTGGCGTGGACGGAGGGGGATGGCGTTGATGTGGCGTTTGATACCGTCGGTGGTGAGACGTTTTATCAGACCTGTGAGGCGGTGAAAGTCTATGGAGATGTGGTGACCTTGCTCCAGCCGAGTGAGTTGGGGAATTTGAAGGGGGCCCGGCAACGGAATCTACGGATTGGTTTGGAGTTGATGTTAACGCCGATGTTGCTCAATTTGCAGGAGGAACAGGCGGAACAGGCGAAAATTTTGCGCGAATGTGGACGTTTGTTTGATGGGGGGTCTCTCCGGGTTGAGGTGAATCAGGTGTTTCCTTTGGCGGAGGCGGCTGAGGCTCATCGTCAACTGGAGGCGGGATCGATGGTGGGAAAACTGGTCTTAGGGATGGATTAG
- a CDS encoding DUF3727 domain-containing protein codes for MSVSDEQGRSLPCYVEHQFEMNGVEYAVLLPVNIPVDLVTWSADDDSEDEEADLATEEEIDQVFETAKAVLAEQDLLLQRTALTLTVVGEIPELDEAIEALNRTESDDDEEELLCLANFYEGEQEYGLYVPIDPMLVLARINADAKPELLTDAELDELEPLLPSIESLIAEQLFNGFE; via the coding sequence GTGTCTGTTAGCGATGAACAGGGGCGATCGCTCCCTTGTTATGTTGAACATCAATTTGAGATGAATGGTGTTGAGTACGCGGTCTTACTCCCCGTCAATATTCCCGTGGATCTGGTCACCTGGTCGGCGGATGATGACAGTGAGGATGAGGAGGCGGATCTCGCCACTGAGGAAGAGATTGATCAGGTCTTTGAAACCGCGAAGGCGGTTCTGGCGGAACAAGATTTATTGCTTCAGCGAACGGCCCTGACATTGACAGTGGTGGGTGAGATTCCTGAGTTGGATGAGGCGATTGAGGCGCTCAATCGCACGGAGTCCGATGATGATGAGGAGGAACTACTCTGCTTGGCGAACTTCTATGAGGGAGAGCAGGAGTATGGCCTCTATGTTCCCATTGATCCGATGCTGGTGTTGGCTCGTATTAATGCTGACGCGAAGCCGGAGTTACTGACAGATGCGGAGTTGGATGAGTTGGAGCCGCTCCTTCCGTCGATTGAAAGTTTGATTGCTGAACAACTGTTTAATGGTTTTGAGTAG
- the mltG gene encoding endolytic transglycosylase MltG, with protein sequence MRRLAKAAFYLAIPGAIALGVWQGWSWWSWATAPVAETAMEDRSEDELAPIQLEIPQGTPAAQIGRDLEAVGLIQSANAWELWARWLRWRQPEGSFQAGVYRFSPQESMLEIGAQIWDGEVANQSFTIPEGWSRLEMANYFERREFFSAEAFLEATQEIPRDRFPWLPEDIPHLEGYLFPDTYQVGEGTITPDGIIAQMLGQFERVALPEYEETQPPEPMTLHEWVTLGSIVEKEAVVPEERGTIAGVFWQRLRTGMNLGADPTVEYALGIRQTVDTPLTLAQVAVDSPYNTYRNPGLPPTAIASPGLASLQATLAPEETPYLYFVARYDGTHFFSRTLAEHEAAIARVERELAQ encoded by the coding sequence GTGAGACGACTAGCGAAAGCCGCGTTTTACTTGGCTATTCCGGGGGCGATCGCCCTCGGAGTCTGGCAAGGATGGTCTTGGTGGAGTTGGGCCACGGCCCCCGTTGCGGAAACGGCGATGGAGGACCGATCGGAGGATGAATTGGCCCCGATTCAACTGGAAATTCCCCAGGGAACTCCGGCGGCGCAAATTGGCCGCGATCTTGAAGCCGTTGGCTTGATTCAGTCGGCCAATGCTTGGGAGTTATGGGCCCGCTGGCTGCGTTGGCGACAGCCGGAAGGCTCATTTCAGGCGGGAGTATACCGGTTTTCGCCCCAGGAATCCATGTTAGAGATTGGGGCACAGATTTGGGATGGGGAGGTGGCGAACCAAAGTTTCACAATCCCGGAGGGGTGGTCACGTCTGGAGATGGCCAACTATTTTGAGCGGCGGGAGTTTTTCTCGGCCGAGGCCTTTCTCGAAGCCACCCAGGAAATTCCCCGCGATCGCTTCCCTTGGCTCCCAGAAGATATTCCTCATTTGGAGGGCTACCTCTTTCCCGATACCTATCAGGTGGGGGAAGGAACGATTACCCCCGATGGGATTATTGCCCAGATGTTAGGTCAGTTTGAACGGGTAGCGTTGCCGGAATATGAGGAGACTCAGCCCCCTGAACCGATGACATTACACGAATGGGTGACATTAGGCTCTATTGTGGAAAAAGAAGCTGTAGTCCCTGAGGAGCGAGGCACTATCGCGGGTGTTTTTTGGCAGCGACTGCGGACGGGAATGAATTTAGGGGCAGATCCAACGGTAGAATATGCTCTGGGGATTCGCCAGACGGTGGATACTCCTTTGACGTTGGCTCAGGTGGCGGTGGATTCTCCTTACAACACCTATCGTAATCCGGGATTGCCCCCGACGGCGATCGCCAGTCCGGGCTTGGCAAGTTTGCAAGCGACGTTAGCTCCCGAGGAAACTCCCTATCTCTATTTTGTGGCCCGCTATGATGGAACGCACTTTTTTAGTCGCACCTTAGCTGAACATGAGGCGGCGATCGCTCGGGTTGAACGGGAACTGGCCCAATAA